A single genomic interval of Acidobacteriota bacterium harbors:
- the meaB gene encoding methylmalonyl Co-A mutase-associated GTPase MeaB, translating to MTTRRLPVDVYVAGVIGGDRTILARAITLIESEHPDDADAAAAVLDGVLPHAGRSRRVGVSGVPGVGKSTFIDALGMHLVDARDARVAVLSVDPSSPVSGGSILGDKTRMERLALHERAYIRPSPSRGHLGGVARRTRETIVLCEAAGFDTILVETVGVGQSETAVRSMVDFFLLLLLPGAGDELQGIKRGIVEMADAVAINKADGENTARAETARAAYKAALHLFPASTDGWQPPVVTCSATTGTGVPAVWDIVMRHESQMRARGGFETRRQEQALAWMRALVAEGIEARLRADARVSEKWPALEAAVRESRTTPFAAARELLAHLDPATGNRQAGNR from the coding sequence ATGACCACGCGGCGCCTGCCCGTGGACGTGTACGTCGCCGGCGTGATCGGCGGCGACCGCACGATCCTCGCGCGAGCCATCACGCTGATCGAGAGTGAGCACCCCGACGATGCGGATGCTGCGGCGGCGGTGCTGGACGGCGTTCTGCCGCACGCGGGGCGATCGCGGCGTGTGGGCGTGAGCGGCGTGCCTGGCGTTGGCAAGAGCACGTTCATCGACGCGCTCGGCATGCACCTGGTCGACGCGCGCGACGCGCGCGTGGCCGTGCTCAGCGTCGATCCATCGAGCCCCGTATCGGGCGGCAGCATCCTCGGTGACAAGACGCGCATGGAGCGCCTGGCGCTGCACGAGCGCGCGTACATCAGGCCGTCGCCCTCGCGCGGACATCTCGGCGGCGTCGCGCGTCGCACGCGTGAGACGATCGTCCTGTGCGAAGCGGCCGGGTTCGACACCATCCTGGTCGAGACCGTGGGGGTGGGGCAGTCCGAGACGGCCGTCCGATCGATGGTCGACTTCTTCCTGCTGCTCCTTCTGCCCGGGGCGGGAGACGAGTTGCAGGGCATCAAGCGCGGGATCGTCGAGATGGCCGATGCCGTCGCGATCAACAAGGCCGACGGCGAGAACACCGCGCGAGCCGAGACCGCGCGTGCGGCGTACAAGGCAGCGCTGCACCTGTTCCCGGCGTCCACCGACGGATGGCAGCCTCCAGTCGTCACGTGTTCGGCGACGACAGGCACGGGCGTGCCGGCGGTCTGGGACATCGTCATGCGGCACGAGTCGCAGATGCGGGCGCGCGGCGGGTTCGAGACGCGTCGCCAGGAGCAGGCGCTCGCATGGATGCGTGCGCTCGTCGCGGAGGGGATCGAGGCACGGCTGCGCGCCGACGCGCGTGTGTCGGAGAAGTGGCCGGCTCTCGAAGCAGCCGTGCGAGAGTCGCGCACCACCCCATTTGCCGCCGCCCGCGAGCTGCTGGCGCATCTGGATCCGGCAACCGGCAACCGGCAAGCCGGCAACCGGTAG
- a CDS encoding PIG-L family deacetylase: MPRVLALMAHPDDIEITCAGTLILLKDAGWDVHMATMTAGDLGSSTLPAAAIARIRRKEAAASARLLGAGYTCLGIRDLTIAHTERQKRIVTGLLRAVRPDVLITHPPVDYMADHEQTSYLARDAAFGSTIPNWKALPPIGVRAPRRPAPPCDALPALLFADPIDLATPTGARAAATHVVDISPVIERKAAMLAAHASQRAWLHEQHGEDEYLHWMRRVAVERARDIRRRSVTHAEGFVPYLGHAFPRHDVLTKALGRKVVRSAMP; encoded by the coding sequence ATGCCGCGCGTGCTGGCGCTGATGGCGCACCCCGACGACATCGAGATCACGTGCGCCGGCACGCTCATCCTGTTGAAGGACGCCGGATGGGACGTCCACATGGCGACGATGACGGCGGGGGATCTCGGGTCGTCGACATTGCCGGCGGCGGCAATCGCGCGCATTCGCAGGAAGGAAGCCGCGGCATCCGCGCGCCTGCTGGGAGCGGGCTATACGTGCCTCGGCATTCGCGACCTCACGATCGCGCACACCGAGCGGCAGAAGCGGATCGTGACCGGTCTGCTGCGCGCGGTGCGGCCAGACGTGCTGATCACGCATCCGCCCGTGGACTACATGGCCGACCACGAGCAGACGTCGTATCTCGCGCGCGATGCGGCGTTCGGCTCAACGATTCCGAACTGGAAGGCGCTGCCGCCGATTGGCGTGCGCGCGCCTCGTCGTCCAGCGCCGCCGTGCGACGCGCTCCCGGCGCTGCTCTTCGCCGACCCCATCGACCTGGCCACGCCGACGGGCGCGCGCGCCGCAGCGACGCATGTCGTCGACATCTCACCGGTGATCGAGCGCAAGGCCGCGATGCTCGCCGCGCACGCGTCGCAGCGCGCGTGGCTGCACGAGCAACACGGCGAGGACGAGTACCTCCACTGGATGCGCCGCGTCGCAGTCGAGCGCGCCCGCGACATCCGCCGCAGGTCAGTCACCCACGCCGAAGGATTCGTCCCCTACCTCGGCCACGCGTTCCCCAGGCACGACGTCCTCACGAAGGCGTTGGGCCGCAAGGTGGTACGGAGCGCAATGCCGTGA
- a CDS encoding histidine phosphatase family protein, giving the protein MPTTRLFLVRHGATQLTAENRFSGAVGVDLSDEGRWQVAKLGERLRQDPVTAIYTSPLSRTVETARIIGRTFDLEPIVRDGLAEIGHGRWEGLTRAEVEARFGDEYATWEEDPFTFAPEGGESGVTVLARALPVIREVVTTHQGECVLVVSHKATIRILLSSLLGFDARGYRDRLDQAPACLNVLDFRDTVRARLMLFNDTSHYAHHARPAGAGLSRWWDGTNAPR; this is encoded by the coding sequence ATGCCCACCACGCGTCTCTTCCTCGTTCGCCACGGCGCCACGCAGCTGACAGCGGAGAATCGCTTCTCCGGTGCCGTGGGCGTGGACCTGTCGGATGAAGGCCGCTGGCAGGTGGCCAAGCTCGGCGAACGGCTTCGACAGGATCCCGTGACGGCGATCTACACGAGCCCGCTGTCGCGGACGGTCGAGACGGCGCGCATCATCGGGCGCACGTTCGATCTCGAGCCCATCGTGCGCGACGGACTCGCCGAGATCGGGCACGGCCGCTGGGAGGGACTCACGCGCGCCGAGGTCGAAGCCCGCTTCGGTGACGAGTACGCTACGTGGGAAGAGGACCCGTTCACGTTCGCGCCGGAGGGGGGCGAGTCGGGCGTCACGGTGCTGGCACGCGCGCTCCCCGTCATCCGCGAGGTGGTCACCACGCATCAGGGCGAGTGCGTCCTCGTGGTGTCGCACAAGGCCACGATCCGTATCCTCCTCAGCAGCCTCCTCGGGTTCGACGCGCGGGGGTATCGCGATCGCCTCGATCAGGCGCCGGCGTGCCTCAACGTGCTCGACTTCCGCGACACGGTGCGCGCGCGGCTGATGCTCTTCAACGATACGTCTCACTACGCGCACCACGCGCGCCCGGCCGGCGCCGGACTCTCGCGGTGGTGGGACGGCACCAACGCTCCACGCTGA
- a CDS encoding protein kinase — MSSDNSRDSLPVSIGHYQLLERIGQDGRVEIWRARDARLQRTVALLLLRRGPDVSQEAIDRFRRQAHVASLVTHPHICAVHNWGEEEGQPYVVRELLSGRRLDELTAAGLMPVDRIAEIGTQLAGALCAVHRRGLVHGHVRPNHVRVTSDGHVKLMSLGSAVADPSASAPDLGAFATTAVDIDPVGDGEEAEPDPYLSPEQVAGHPPVAASDVFSVGVLLYELTTGQRPFSGDSPTALAKAILSTPVVPVRKLNRRVPAALAAAIERALEKEPQQRQASMQDLLDELRDVRRVGTSRWHVSTGLVGWRAAVLAAVLFASIAGAAWRFGWRPGTGVAARPRNSVLLSDIVNGTADADFQGTLRQAVSVYLGQSPYLDVVSDERVRSGLAMMGRPADTPLTHAVATELCQRLGVQAMLEGSVSAVGRDTVIALVATDCENGGTIVRQQADVQHKEDVLRVLGELTASVRTALGEPRTSLSAHNVPIEDATTPSLDALKAYTEAAAKRAAGQELDGIQLLERAIRIDPGFALAYTTLSSAYGGLGETGRSEEYARLAYEKRGRVSERERLFITYQYHDRVTGDQLKAREALEVWSRTYPRDYRAPNALAVLLNRFGDFQAAALQAEEAHRRNPAHAFPYSNLAHARRGQGRYADARAVAEEAVGQRLETVPMRRLLYQVTSLLGDSATARDQIAWAATRSRGFDVIGAQAQAAAFHGRLGEARQLFAQTMAAAEAQHFPEITSGYGAWLALTEVLIGDRERGVAQAREVARTSTPPEPALRAAAALALAGRSDEAEAILARRRLVRPEDTFLRVAYVPVAAAAIALAHNRPAEAAEALRPAAPYQYGFIAALAPAYVEGLAYARAGAHTEAARVFRSLVEHRGSDPFSPIIPVAQLGLARALAASGDLEGSRRAYDTLAEWWRDADPVLPIVGLVQQERAALRPVS; from the coding sequence GTGTCTTCCGACAACTCCCGCGACTCGTTGCCCGTCTCGATCGGGCATTACCAGTTGCTCGAGCGTATCGGGCAGGACGGCCGCGTCGAGATCTGGCGCGCGCGAGATGCGCGGCTGCAGCGGACCGTCGCGCTCCTGCTGCTGCGGCGTGGCCCGGACGTCTCGCAGGAGGCGATCGACCGCTTCCGCCGGCAGGCGCACGTGGCCTCGCTCGTCACGCATCCACACATCTGCGCCGTTCACAACTGGGGTGAAGAGGAGGGGCAACCCTACGTCGTGCGCGAGCTGTTGTCCGGCCGTCGCCTCGACGAACTGACGGCGGCGGGGCTCATGCCTGTCGACCGCATCGCCGAGATCGGCACGCAACTGGCCGGGGCGTTGTGCGCCGTGCATCGCCGCGGCCTCGTCCACGGACACGTCCGTCCGAACCACGTACGCGTCACGAGCGACGGGCACGTGAAGCTGATGAGCCTCGGGAGCGCCGTGGCCGATCCGTCGGCGTCGGCCCCGGATCTCGGCGCGTTCGCGACGACAGCCGTGGACATCGATCCCGTCGGGGACGGCGAGGAAGCGGAACCGGATCCGTACCTGTCGCCCGAGCAGGTCGCCGGACATCCACCGGTGGCGGCAAGCGACGTCTTCTCGGTGGGCGTGCTCCTCTACGAGCTGACGACCGGCCAGCGCCCGTTCAGTGGCGACTCGCCGACGGCGCTCGCGAAGGCGATCCTGTCGACGCCGGTGGTCCCGGTTCGGAAACTGAATCGACGCGTGCCTGCCGCTCTGGCCGCCGCGATCGAGCGAGCCCTCGAGAAGGAGCCGCAACAGCGTCAGGCCTCGATGCAGGACCTGCTCGACGAGTTGCGTGACGTGCGTCGCGTCGGCACGTCTCGGTGGCACGTGTCCACGGGGCTCGTCGGCTGGCGAGCGGCGGTGCTGGCTGCCGTCCTGTTCGCCTCGATCGCGGGCGCTGCGTGGCGATTCGGATGGCGGCCCGGGACCGGCGTTGCCGCGCGACCACGCAACTCGGTGCTCCTCAGCGACATCGTCAACGGCACCGCCGACGCCGACTTCCAGGGCACGCTGCGGCAGGCCGTCAGCGTGTACCTCGGACAGTCACCGTACCTCGACGTCGTCTCCGACGAGCGCGTGCGCAGCGGACTCGCGATGATGGGGCGTCCTGCCGACACGCCATTGACGCACGCCGTGGCGACGGAGCTGTGCCAGCGACTCGGTGTGCAGGCGATGCTGGAAGGCAGCGTGTCTGCCGTCGGGCGCGACACAGTGATCGCGCTCGTGGCCACCGACTGCGAGAACGGCGGCACGATCGTGCGGCAGCAGGCCGACGTGCAGCACAAGGAGGACGTGCTGCGCGTGCTCGGCGAGCTCACCGCGTCGGTGCGCACGGCGCTCGGCGAACCGCGCACGTCGCTCTCGGCGCACAACGTGCCGATCGAAGATGCGACGACGCCGTCGCTGGATGCGCTGAAGGCCTACACGGAGGCGGCAGCGAAGCGGGCCGCCGGTCAGGAACTCGACGGGATCCAGTTGCTGGAGCGCGCGATCCGGATCGACCCCGGATTCGCGCTCGCCTACACCACGCTGTCGAGCGCGTACGGAGGGCTCGGCGAGACGGGCCGAAGCGAGGAGTACGCACGCCTCGCGTATGAGAAGCGCGGACGCGTCAGTGAACGCGAACGCCTGTTCATCACGTACCAGTACCACGATCGCGTCACGGGCGATCAACTGAAGGCGCGCGAAGCGCTGGAGGTATGGAGCCGCACCTATCCGCGCGACTACAGGGCTCCCAACGCACTGGCGGTGCTGCTCAACCGGTTCGGCGATTTCCAGGCGGCGGCGCTCCAGGCCGAGGAGGCACACCGGCGCAATCCGGCGCACGCCTTCCCGTATTCCAACCTCGCGCACGCGCGGCGAGGCCAGGGACGGTACGCCGATGCGCGTGCGGTGGCGGAGGAGGCCGTCGGGCAGCGGCTCGAGACGGTGCCGATGCGACGGCTGCTGTATCAGGTGACGTCGCTGCTCGGCGACAGCGCGACGGCGCGCGATCAGATCGCGTGGGCCGCCACGCGTTCCCGCGGATTCGATGTGATCGGGGCGCAGGCCCAGGCGGCGGCGTTCCACGGGCGGCTCGGCGAGGCGCGACAGCTCTTCGCGCAGACCATGGCGGCGGCCGAGGCGCAACACTTCCCGGAGATCACCTCCGGCTATGGCGCATGGCTTGCACTCACCGAAGTGCTGATTGGCGATCGTGAGCGAGGCGTGGCGCAGGCGCGCGAGGTCGCACGGACGTCAACGCCGCCGGAGCCGGCGTTGCGCGCGGCGGCGGCGCTCGCGCTGGCCGGCCGGTCCGACGAGGCGGAAGCCATCCTCGCGCGGCGCCGGCTGGTGCGTCCCGAGGACACCTTCCTGCGCGTGGCATACGTGCCCGTCGCGGCCGCGGCGATCGCGCTCGCCCACAACAGGCCTGCCGAGGCCGCCGAAGCCCTGCGCCCGGCCGCGCCATACCAGTACGGCTTCATCGCCGCATTGGCGCCAGCGTACGTGGAGGGATTGGCGTACGCGCGTGCCGGTGCGCACACGGAGGCGGCGCGCGTCTTCCGCAGTCTCGTGGAACACCGCGGCAGCGATCCGTTCTCGCCAATCATTCCGGTGGCGCAGCTCGGACTGGCGCGCGCGCTGGCCGCGTCAGGCGACCTCGAGGGCAGCCGTCGCGCCTACGACACGC
- a CDS encoding Gfo/Idh/MocA family oxidoreductase, translating to MSELRIGIVGLGWVAGAHIETFKHVTGARVTAVCSRRVQEPAALEARYGIPLKAYQDYAGMLADPDIDAIDICTPHPYHAEQAIAAANAGKHLIIEKPIALSWADAVRVRDAIRANGVQAMVCVEVRYSAQFTLTRAIVEQGLLGDLHYGEVDYYHGIGPWYGQYGWNIKKDMGASSLLTAGCHAMDILLMLMQAPVLEVTALGTNSRSEHFSPYEYPTTTVSLLRFADGRVGKVTSCIDCLQPYYFHTHLVGSHGTLLDTKLYTDRLPGMIKTEWSQLATHPIDSGDVKDHPYQPQFQAFVDATAAGVPMPLTDFDTAIESHRVAYAADLSVARRETVKLSELA from the coding sequence ATGAGCGAGTTGAGAATCGGGATCGTCGGGCTCGGCTGGGTCGCGGGCGCGCACATCGAAACGTTCAAACACGTGACAGGGGCTCGGGTCACCGCCGTCTGCTCGCGCCGCGTGCAGGAACCCGCGGCGCTGGAGGCGCGGTACGGTATCCCGCTGAAGGCCTACCAGGACTACGCGGGAATGCTCGCCGATCCCGACATCGACGCGATCGACATCTGCACGCCGCATCCCTATCACGCCGAACAGGCAATCGCGGCGGCCAACGCCGGCAAGCACCTCATCATCGAGAAGCCCATCGCGCTGTCGTGGGCCGACGCCGTGCGCGTGCGCGATGCCATCCGCGCCAACGGCGTGCAGGCGATGGTGTGTGTCGAGGTGCGCTACAGCGCGCAGTTCACGTTGACGCGCGCGATCGTCGAGCAGGGGTTGCTCGGCGACCTGCACTACGGCGAGGTGGACTACTACCACGGCATCGGCCCCTGGTACGGGCAGTACGGCTGGAACATCAAGAAGGACATGGGCGCGTCGAGCCTGCTCACCGCCGGCTGCCACGCGATGGACATCCTGCTGATGCTGATGCAGGCGCCCGTCCTCGAAGTGACGGCGCTCGGGACCAACTCGCGCAGCGAACACTTCTCGCCGTACGAATACCCGACCACCACGGTGAGCCTGCTGCGGTTCGCCGACGGCCGCGTCGGCAAGGTCACGTCCTGCATCGACTGCCTCCAGCCGTACTACTTCCATACGCACCTGGTGGGCAGCCACGGGACGCTGCTCGACACGAAGCTGTACACGGATCGACTGCCGGGCATGATCAAGACCGAGTGGTCGCAGTTGGCCACGCACCCCATCGATTCGGGCGACGTGAAGGATCATCCGTACCAGCCACAGTTCCAGGCCTTCGTCGACGCGACGGCCGCCGGCGTGCCCATGCCGCTCACCGACTTCGACACAGCGATCGAGAGCCATCGCGTGGCATACGCGGCAGACCTCTCGGTGGCGCGTCGCGAGACAGTGAAACTCTCGGAACTGGCATAG
- a CDS encoding protein kinase, which produces MASAHLSHYRLLGLLGVGGMGEVHRAEDTRLRREVAIKILHPEAAASKEWLTRFRREARLASSLQHPHICTIHELGEHDGQAFIVMERLEGVTVRELIEEGPMPPARVIALARQVADALDAAHRQGIIHRDIKPANLFVTEGDHVKVVDFGLARLASDEPGAGTASGPAPIQRDPAVDLARTHSRPLHLTQTGMAMGTVFYMSPEQARGDALDARTDLFSLGSVLYEMVTGRRAFEGDDIAQILNRIGNGVFVPPRSLQPGVPRALDAIIVKLLAADPGQRYQRASELASDLARAQAPSGPAPRLLVDGGTRLDRATRRRRVGLAASALLVAGSLAAAWYARRPVALTDRDSIVIGAIENATGNPVFDDTLRAALEVQLAQSPFLAIVPDGRIAETLRLMGRAPDQRLTHDIARETCQRLDVKALIDGRLAPFGSQYVLTVTATDCRTGGTLAQAQAEAANAESVLAELGTIASGLRTTLGESLPSLARFDTPIAQATTPSLPALKAYAMGLEERRRGREIESIAFLNQAIELDPTFAQAHATLSTVYGAIGELEKSEAHAREAFAHQNRVSEHERLFIRYQYHDRVTGDQDAVVETLQAWQAAYPRDFVPANALAVIYNRLGQYDKAVAAATEALRRTPDHPFAVSNLAVAYRGLDRYDDARRVASEAVTRGTATAPTRRLLFQLQVLAEDPAAAKQIAWARGQTREFDLVAAQAQIAMFEGRWGDGEALYRRAIELALARGLQGYAAGQASHLAWLEAIERPGPDLEARVRRMLAFANHGDEGASSARFRAAAALGLAGARADALAMLAAAEARSPDSTYVRTVLAPVTRASIALHAGQWADAVAALDAASPTETGGLGALVPTYLRAEAYREQGTWAEAAAEYERLIRNRGTDPFAPMVPLAWLGLARVRLAGGNVTVARSSYEMALSFWRAADADFPPRRVAKAEYDRLASGAASTNASAAGNRGSP; this is translated from the coding sequence ATGGCGTCCGCGCACCTCTCGCACTATCGCCTCCTCGGCCTGCTGGGCGTCGGCGGCATGGGCGAGGTCCATCGAGCCGAAGACACGCGCCTGCGACGCGAAGTCGCCATCAAGATCCTGCATCCCGAAGCCGCCGCGTCGAAGGAGTGGCTGACGCGTTTCCGCCGCGAAGCGCGACTGGCCTCGTCACTCCAGCATCCGCACATCTGCACGATCCACGAGCTCGGCGAGCACGACGGCCAGGCGTTCATCGTGATGGAGCGCCTCGAAGGCGTGACGGTGCGCGAGCTGATCGAGGAGGGCCCGATGCCGCCCGCGCGCGTGATCGCCCTCGCGCGGCAGGTGGCAGACGCGCTCGACGCCGCGCACAGGCAGGGCATCATCCACCGCGACATCAAGCCCGCCAATCTCTTTGTCACCGAAGGCGATCACGTGAAGGTCGTGGACTTCGGGCTGGCACGGCTTGCCAGCGACGAGCCGGGAGCCGGGACTGCGTCCGGCCCGGCGCCGATCCAGCGCGATCCCGCGGTCGATCTGGCCCGCACGCATTCGCGTCCGCTGCACCTGACCCAGACCGGCATGGCCATGGGGACCGTGTTCTACATGTCGCCGGAACAGGCGCGCGGCGACGCGCTGGATGCGCGCACGGATCTCTTCTCCCTCGGCAGCGTGCTCTACGAGATGGTCACGGGCCGACGCGCGTTCGAGGGCGACGACATCGCGCAGATCCTCAACCGGATCGGCAACGGCGTGTTCGTGCCGCCGCGTTCGCTCCAGCCGGGCGTGCCGCGTGCACTCGACGCGATCATCGTCAAGCTGCTGGCCGCCGATCCGGGCCAGCGGTACCAGCGCGCCAGCGAACTCGCGTCGGATCTGGCGCGCGCGCAGGCCCCGAGCGGTCCCGCGCCGCGCCTGCTCGTCGATGGCGGTACCCGCCTCGATCGCGCGACACGCAGGCGCCGCGTAGGCCTGGCCGCGTCGGCGCTGCTCGTTGCGGGCAGCCTGGCTGCCGCGTGGTACGCGCGGCGCCCAGTCGCGCTCACCGATCGCGACAGCATCGTGATCGGCGCAATCGAGAACGCCACGGGCAATCCCGTGTTCGACGACACGCTTCGCGCGGCGCTCGAAGTGCAACTTGCCCAGTCGCCGTTCCTCGCCATCGTGCCCGACGGACGTATCGCCGAGACGCTGCGGCTCATGGGACGCGCACCTGACCAGCGCCTGACGCACGACATCGCGCGCGAAACCTGTCAGCGCCTCGACGTCAAGGCCCTCATCGACGGTCGGCTCGCGCCGTTCGGGTCGCAGTACGTGCTCACCGTCACGGCCACGGACTGCCGCACGGGAGGCACGCTCGCTCAAGCGCAGGCCGAAGCCGCCAACGCCGAGTCCGTGCTGGCCGAACTCGGCACGATCGCGTCTGGGCTGCGCACGACGCTCGGCGAGTCGCTGCCGTCGCTCGCGCGCTTCGACACGCCCATCGCGCAGGCCACGACGCCGTCGCTGCCTGCGCTGAAGGCGTACGCCATGGGGCTCGAGGAGCGGCGCCGCGGCAGGGAGATCGAGTCGATCGCGTTCCTCAATCAGGCGATCGAGCTCGACCCGACGTTCGCGCAGGCGCACGCGACACTCTCGACGGTCTACGGCGCGATCGGAGAACTGGAGAAGAGCGAGGCGCACGCCCGCGAAGCCTTCGCGCACCAGAATCGCGTCAGCGAACACGAACGTCTCTTCATCAGGTACCAATATCACGACCGTGTCACGGGCGATCAGGACGCCGTCGTCGAGACGCTGCAGGCCTGGCAGGCCGCCTATCCGCGTGACTTCGTTCCCGCCAACGCGCTGGCCGTCATCTACAACCGGCTCGGGCAGTACGACAAGGCAGTGGCGGCCGCGACCGAGGCACTGCGCCGGACCCCCGATCATCCCTTCGCCGTGTCGAACCTCGCGGTGGCCTACCGTGGACTCGATCGCTACGACGATGCGCGACGCGTGGCGTCCGAGGCGGTGACGCGTGGCACCGCGACAGCGCCCACACGACGCCTCCTGTTCCAGTTGCAGGTCCTGGCGGAGGATCCCGCCGCCGCGAAGCAGATCGCCTGGGCGCGCGGGCAGACGCGCGAGTTCGACCTCGTGGCCGCGCAGGCGCAGATCGCGATGTTCGAGGGGCGTTGGGGAGACGGTGAGGCACTCTACCGTCGCGCGATCGAATTGGCCCTCGCGCGCGGGCTCCAGGGCTACGCGGCGGGACAGGCCTCGCACCTGGCGTGGCTCGAAGCGATCGAGCGCCCCGGCCCGGACCTGGAGGCGCGCGTCAGGCGCATGCTCGCGTTCGCGAACCATGGCGACGAGGGCGCCTCGTCGGCGCGGTTCAGGGCGGCAGCGGCGCTGGGCCTGGCGGGCGCGCGTGCAGACGCCCTGGCCATGCTCGCCGCGGCCGAAGCGCGGTCGCCCGATTCGACATACGTGCGGACCGTGCTCGCGCCCGTCACACGCGCGTCGATCGCGCTGCATGCCGGGCAGTGGGCGGATGCCGTTGCCGCGCTCGACGCGGCCAGCCCTACCGAGACAGGCGGACTGGGTGCGCTCGTGCCCACGTACCTGCGCGCCGAGGCGTACAGGGAGCAGGGGACGTGGGCCGAGGCGGCCGCCGAATACGAGCGCCTGATCCGGAACCGCGGAACCGACCCGTTCGCGCCGATGGTTCCGCTCGCGTGGCTCGGCCTGGCGCGCGTGCGCCTCGCGGGAGGGAACGTGACCGTGGCGCGTTCGTCTTACGAAATGGCGCTCTCGTTCTGGCGCGCTGCCGACGCGGACTTCCCACCCCGACGCGTCGCCAAGGCAGAGTACGATCGGCTCGCGTCTGGTGCCGCCTCCACCAACGCATCAGCTGCGGGCAACAGAGGCTCACCCTGA